One Jeotgalicoccus saudimassiliensis DNA window includes the following coding sequences:
- a CDS encoding GMC family oxidoreductase codes for MAEVLDKVDAVVVGMGWAGGIVSAELAKAGKNVVGLEKGNHATRSDYIGVKDELRFDNRYEIMQSLKGDTVTSRNEIDETALPVRTMKDNQLGTDLGGASVHWAGATYRYWPYEFEIRSQTIERYGEDKIPDDMSLQDWGITYEEMEPYYEKWEDTAGISGEQDPLAPERNKPWPNPPLNETPSLKMFKDAASNLGLHPFQVAAGNMSQNYENPDGEKLNACMYCSFCTRAGCDFDAKSDPLATVIPTAMRHDNFELRTRANVRRVLYDEDSSEATGVMYVDETTGQEYEQPADVVVLAAFAFTNNRLLMLSEIGEQYDPETREGLIGRNFNGQYNSAFHGVRGFFENEKFNLYMGAGALGAAVNDYAADNFDHSDLDFIGGGAIELRQYGFGAISSSNNYTREVPSWGADYKAESLKYAYSALRIWYTNIAMSYWHNYVDLDPTYKDEYGDPLLRITYKFGSNEKPIAQFGIDRCREIMEEMGADIIEEDEVAEEFNHVFSGGHYTGGVVMGDDPETSVVNNYLQMWDVDNLFVVGGSAFPQFGGHHPTPTIGALAYRAAEGVERFLDEGGQLATAKSKTMRA; via the coding sequence ATGGCTGAAGTACTTGATAAAGTAGATGCGGTTGTTGTCGGTATGGGCTGGGCTGGCGGTATTGTCAGTGCAGAACTTGCCAAAGCAGGTAAGAATGTAGTCGGTCTTGAAAAAGGTAACCACGCGACGAGAAGTGACTACATCGGCGTAAAAGATGAGCTTCGTTTTGATAACCGTTATGAGATTATGCAGAGTTTAAAAGGGGACACAGTCACATCGAGAAACGAAATTGACGAAACAGCCCTGCCTGTCCGAACGATGAAAGACAATCAGCTCGGAACAGACCTCGGCGGTGCGAGTGTTCACTGGGCAGGTGCGACATACAGATACTGGCCGTATGAATTTGAAATACGCAGTCAGACAATCGAACGTTACGGTGAAGATAAGATTCCTGACGATATGAGCCTTCAGGACTGGGGGATTACATATGAGGAAATGGAACCTTATTATGAGAAGTGGGAAGACACGGCAGGTATTTCGGGGGAGCAGGACCCGCTTGCCCCTGAACGCAACAAACCGTGGCCGAACCCGCCCCTGAATGAAACGCCGTCATTAAAAATGTTTAAGGATGCTGCGTCAAACCTAGGACTGCACCCGTTCCAGGTGGCTGCAGGCAATATGTCGCAGAACTACGAAAATCCGGACGGGGAAAAACTGAATGCATGTATGTACTGTTCATTCTGTACGAGAGCAGGGTGTGACTTTGATGCGAAATCGGATCCTTTGGCAACGGTAATTCCGACGGCGATGAGGCACGATAACTTTGAACTCCGTACACGTGCGAACGTGCGCCGTGTGCTTTACGATGAGGACAGCAGTGAAGCAACAGGTGTTATGTACGTGGATGAAACGACAGGTCAGGAATACGAGCAGCCGGCGGACGTTGTCGTACTTGCGGCATTCGCATTTACGAACAACAGACTGTTGATGCTTTCTGAAATCGGTGAGCAGTATGATCCGGAAACACGTGAAGGGCTGATCGGCCGTAACTTTAACGGGCAGTACAACTCGGCGTTCCACGGCGTTCGCGGATTCTTTGAAAATGAGAAGTTTAACCTGTATATGGGGGCTGGCGCGTTAGGTGCAGCGGTAAACGACTATGCAGCGGATAACTTCGACCATTCAGACCTCGACTTTATCGGCGGCGGTGCGATTGAATTAAGACAGTATGGTTTCGGGGCAATCTCGAGCAGTAACAACTATACGAGAGAAGTACCGAGCTGGGGTGCGGATTATAAAGCTGAATCGCTGAAATACGCGTACAGCGCACTTCGCATCTGGTATACAAATATCGCGATGTCATACTGGCATAACTATGTGGATCTCGATCCGACATATAAAGATGAGTACGGTGATCCGTTACTCCGCATCACGTATAAATTTGGTTCAAATGAAAAACCGATTGCCCAATTCGGTATCGACCGATGCCGTGAAATCATGGAAGAAATGGGCGCTGACATTATTGAAGAAGATGAAGTGGCCGAAGAGTTTAACCATGTATTTTCAGGTGGACACTACACAGGCGGTGTAGTGATGGGGGATGACCCGGAAACATCGGTAGTAAACAACTATCTTCAGATGTGGGATGTCGACAACCTGTTTGTCGTCGGCGGCTCTGCATTCCCGCAGTTCGGCGGACACCACCCGACACCGACAATCGGTGCACTGGCATACAGAGCAGCCGAAGGTGTTGAACGATTCTTAGATGAAGGTGGTCAGCTTGCAACAGCGAAAAGTAAGACGATGAGAGCATAA
- a CDS encoding ABC transporter ATP-binding protein, producing MQRSNKYDTNESLFQKINRFFTMEETKGNIIGKAPPVPVKEVFRRFWPYTKHYRKWIFVGLIFIALQPMALSGTVWLLQIFIDNVLDARNLSPLYWIVLLYFGLSLAAGIFSFCGTFTVNWAGQKFVLALRKHLYEHLQSLSLHFFEGRKLGDIIARLTSDISSIERLIVTGATSALSYVFQLIVFIGMLFFMEWKLALASMIVVPLFYIITRYFSVRMKMASRERSRRMGAINSLTEESFSNISLMQAFNQEENESKKFHNQNLAAFTAKMYKVRLKSTFTPAVSLIETIGTLIVMVFGAFLLMQGEVTIGVLVAFLTLLRRLYSPVRGLSRLLNTIYSASASAERVIEFMEQTPAVSSNGTEKIGNGEPGIAFNNVSFAYPHKKHNVLSNISFTVNAGETVALVGASGVGKSTILKMLLRFYEPTEGSIYLNGQPVDTADLQSLRNQIAVVFQEALIFDGSVRENIAYGKPEADDEEVVAAAKKAEAHNFIEKMVEGYDTNVGQKGRNLSGGQQQRLAIARAIIKNAPVLILDEPADGLDGSTEKRVMKDLMKDTAALIITHNLKTAREADKILYIHEGEINETGTHDELMKLNGNYKKLYNDQQDEAEYEEGVVPEPAVK from the coding sequence ATGCAAAGGTCAAATAAATACGACACGAATGAATCACTGTTTCAAAAGATCAACCGATTTTTTACTATGGAAGAAACTAAAGGGAACATTATCGGCAAAGCACCACCGGTTCCTGTAAAAGAAGTATTCCGCCGTTTTTGGCCGTACACAAAACATTACCGTAAATGGATTTTTGTCGGACTGATATTTATTGCACTGCAGCCGATGGCATTATCGGGTACAGTATGGCTGCTTCAAATATTTATAGATAACGTGCTGGACGCGAGGAACTTAAGTCCGCTCTACTGGATTGTACTGCTCTATTTCGGGCTCAGCCTTGCTGCCGGAATATTTTCATTCTGCGGGACATTTACAGTAAACTGGGCAGGCCAGAAATTTGTCCTTGCACTGAGAAAGCATTTATATGAACATCTTCAAAGCTTGTCACTGCACTTTTTTGAAGGGCGGAAACTCGGCGATATTATCGCGAGACTGACGAGTGACATATCTTCAATTGAAAGACTGATTGTTACGGGCGCAACTTCTGCCTTGTCATATGTATTCCAGCTTATTGTTTTTATCGGTATGTTATTTTTTATGGAATGGAAACTTGCATTGGCATCGATGATTGTTGTTCCGTTATTTTACATTATTACACGGTACTTCTCGGTCCGTATGAAAATGGCCTCGCGTGAACGTTCGAGACGAATGGGCGCGATAAATTCCCTGACGGAGGAAAGTTTTTCAAACATATCGCTGATGCAGGCATTCAACCAGGAAGAAAACGAATCGAAAAAATTCCATAATCAGAACCTGGCTGCATTTACAGCGAAAATGTATAAAGTCCGGTTAAAATCAACTTTTACACCGGCAGTATCATTAATTGAAACGATCGGCACGCTGATTGTTATGGTATTCGGTGCATTCCTGCTGATGCAGGGCGAGGTAACAATCGGTGTACTTGTTGCATTCTTAACGCTCCTTCGGAGACTGTACAGTCCGGTCCGCGGGCTCAGCCGTCTTTTAAACACTATTTACTCGGCGTCGGCAAGTGCCGAACGTGTCATCGAGTTTATGGAGCAGACACCTGCAGTCAGCTCAAACGGTACGGAGAAAATTGGAAATGGGGAACCGGGCATTGCATTCAATAATGTATCTTTTGCGTATCCGCATAAGAAGCACAATGTGCTGTCGAATATTTCCTTTACGGTAAATGCCGGAGAGACGGTCGCACTGGTCGGGGCAAGCGGTGTCGGTAAATCGACAATCCTTAAAATGCTGCTCCGTTTTTATGAACCGACAGAAGGCAGTATTTACCTGAACGGTCAGCCGGTGGATACGGCGGATCTGCAGTCGCTCCGCAATCAGATTGCGGTCGTGTTTCAGGAAGCATTAATATTCGACGGTTCTGTCCGTGAAAATATTGCTTACGGTAAACCGGAAGCAGACGATGAAGAAGTTGTTGCGGCTGCAAAAAAAGCGGAAGCGCACAACTTTATCGAAAAAATGGTGGAGGGCTACGATACGAATGTCGGTCAGAAGGGACGTAACCTGTCGGGAGGACAGCAGCAGCGCCTGGCGATTGCGAGGGCGATTATAAAAAACGCTCCGGTGCTGATTCTCGATGAGCCGGCAGACGGTCTCGACGGTTCCACGGAAAAACGTGTCATGAAAGATCTGATGAAAGATACAGCGGCACTGATTATTACACATAATTTAAAAACTGCACGTGAAGCAGATAAAATTCTCTATATTCACGAAGGAGAAATTAATGAAACAGGTACGCATGATGAACTCATGAAGCTGAACGGGAACTATAAAAAACTTTATAACGATCAGCAGGATGAAGCGGAGTACGAAGAAGGAGTCGTACCGGAGCCGGCTGTTAAATAA
- a CDS encoding serine/threonine-protein kinase: MKTEDEALIEPLEQGDTLIPGYKVVAHMRRGKDCDLYHLWSEERMCSTIGKTIQPNVASKDKAVDRLIREGELITRLSHPNLIRGYELQMAPEPVVIQETLTGETISHLVRRIYKKDEELPLMQIAHFGKQIASVVNYLHQNNILHLDIKPSNIISQPPLAKLFDLNLVTEPGTIRKGTGTRPYMSPEQASGEPLTPAADVWGIGVVLFFMMTGERPFKTYEDNKYEQLERRAVPVSDLRKAAPDDALIAMVDRCLDPNPKNRPAAAEVFKICGDYIRS; this comes from the coding sequence ATGAAAACTGAGGATGAAGCATTAATTGAACCGCTCGAGCAGGGGGATACTCTGATTCCGGGATATAAAGTTGTCGCGCATATGAGACGGGGGAAAGACTGTGATCTGTATCATCTCTGGAGCGAAGAGAGAATGTGCAGCACAATCGGCAAAACGATTCAGCCGAACGTCGCGTCAAAAGATAAGGCCGTGGACAGGTTGATTCGTGAAGGAGAACTGATTACACGTCTGTCCCATCCGAATTTAATCCGGGGGTATGAACTGCAAATGGCACCCGAACCGGTAGTGATTCAGGAAACGCTGACCGGTGAAACGATATCTCATCTGGTGCGCCGGATTTATAAAAAGGATGAAGAGCTGCCGCTAATGCAGATTGCGCATTTTGGTAAGCAGATTGCTTCAGTCGTTAATTATCTGCATCAAAATAATATACTGCACCTGGATATTAAGCCGTCCAATATTATTTCGCAGCCGCCGCTCGCCAAACTGTTCGATCTGAATCTGGTCACTGAACCCGGGACGATCAGAAAGGGGACAGGCACGCGGCCTTATATGTCGCCTGAACAGGCTTCCGGTGAACCGTTAACTCCGGCAGCAGATGTATGGGGCATCGGAGTGGTACTGTTCTTTATGATGACGGGTGAACGGCCGTTTAAAACATATGAGGACAACAAATACGAACAGCTGGAACGGAGAGCTGTTCCGGTATCCGATTTAAGAAAGGCCGCACCGGATGATGCGCTTATTGCGATGGTGGACCGCTGCCTGGATCCGAACCCCAAAAACCGTCCGGCAGCCGCCGAAGTATTTAAAATATGTGGGGACTATATCCGCAGTTAA
- a CDS encoding cupin domain-containing protein yields the protein MAKLIHTDNELSAKDKSIKKVFGNEQSNIVNIQLKAGEGIPEHDSKNPIFIIVRSGTVKFVCPDEEYHLKDSDILYMEAEELHSVEAVTDTDFLVVFLK from the coding sequence ATGGCAAAATTGATTCATACTGACAATGAACTTTCGGCTAAAGATAAATCCATTAAAAAGGTATTCGGCAATGAACAGTCGAATATCGTTAATATCCAGCTGAAAGCGGGAGAGGGCATTCCGGAACATGATTCCAAAAACCCGATTTTTATCATCGTGAGAAGCGGTACGGTGAAATTTGTCTGTCCGGATGAGGAATACCATTTAAAAGACAGCGATATTTTATATATGGAGGCAGAAGAACTGCACAGTGTAGAGGCGGTTACCGACACTGATTTTCTTGTCGTATTTTTAAAGTAA
- a CDS encoding formate/nitrite transporter family protein, with protein sequence MYRETIETMSGNARNKQKFYEDSRMKFFVSSMLAGAYIGVGCIVLFFMGGPLFAVESPFVNLITGITFGVALAIVIWAGSDLFTGNVMTFTFGALMKKITWKQTTVLLIWCYIGNLIGALLFSYFIYLSGIFPEINMDSYTVYTAAGKMNDGFTALLFQGIMCNWLVCLAIWTAARANNEMTKLSLIFVLIFAFVAVGFEHSIANMTIMAVALLHSSVDTVTVGGFVYNLIPVTIGNIIGGGFFVACIYYYLNGGYKEKI encoded by the coding sequence ATGTACAGAGAGACAATCGAAACAATGAGCGGCAATGCACGGAATAAGCAGAAGTTTTATGAAGACTCGCGCATGAAGTTTTTCGTTTCATCGATGCTCGCAGGCGCATATATCGGTGTGGGCTGTATCGTGCTGTTCTTTATGGGCGGCCCGTTATTTGCGGTGGAATCACCGTTTGTTAACCTGATTACCGGTATTACATTCGGCGTGGCACTGGCTATCGTTATCTGGGCTGGATCGGATCTGTTTACGGGCAACGTCATGACGTTTACATTCGGCGCACTGATGAAGAAGATTACGTGGAAACAGACAACAGTGCTTTTAATCTGGTGTTACATCGGTAACTTAATCGGTGCACTGCTGTTTTCGTATTTCATATACCTGAGCGGGATTTTTCCGGAAATTAATATGGACAGCTACACAGTATACACAGCAGCCGGCAAGATGAACGACGGTTTCACAGCACTGCTGTTTCAGGGAATAATGTGTAACTGGCTGGTCTGTCTGGCTATTTGGACAGCGGCACGTGCGAACAATGAAATGACGAAACTGTCATTAATCTTCGTCCTGATTTTTGCTTTCGTGGCGGTGGGGTTTGAACACAGCATTGCAAACATGACGATTATGGCAGTCGCTCTCCTGCACAGCAGTGTGGATACAGTCACTGTCGGCGGATTTGTCTACAATTTAATCCCGGTCACAATCGGCAATATTATCGGCGGCGGATTTTTCGTGGCCTGTATTTATTATTATTTAAATGGCGGGTATAAAGAAAAGATTTAG
- a CDS encoding M42 family metallopeptidase: MFKKDGTISFLTKLLSINSPTGYTNNAVSFLRETIEDIGYETMTTPKGNLIVQVDGENTEVTRGLSAHVDTLGLMVRSINSDGTLSLTKLGGPLTPTLDGEYCDIITRDDKVYTGTILSKSPSIHVFKDASTKERDIDNLIVKLDERVESKEDVENIGIQNGDIVAYDPKVVVTDSGFIKSRFLDDKASVAVLVSILKMMKQEEVTPSTNLKFIFSTYEEVGHGAAWIPEDITELLAVDMGCIGLDLDCTEYDVSICAKDSSGPYDYDMTTKLMNFAKDKALNYAVDIYPMYGSDASAAMSGGANIRAALIGPGVASSHGMERTHIDALENTFELISEYIRN; encoded by the coding sequence ATGTTTAAAAAAGACGGTACGATTTCATTTTTAACGAAGCTGTTATCAATTAACAGCCCGACAGGCTACACAAATAATGCGGTGAGTTTCCTGAGAGAAACAATTGAGGACATCGGCTATGAAACGATGACGACACCGAAGGGGAACCTGATTGTTCAGGTAGACGGTGAAAATACTGAAGTCACAAGAGGACTAAGTGCCCACGTGGATACACTTGGTTTGATGGTCCGTTCAATTAACTCGGACGGTACTTTATCGCTGACTAAGCTCGGCGGTCCTTTAACACCGACGCTTGACGGAGAATACTGTGACATTATTACGCGCGATGACAAAGTATATACGGGGACTATTTTGTCTAAATCACCATCGATTCACGTATTCAAAGACGCATCGACAAAAGAACGCGACATTGATAACCTGATTGTAAAACTCGATGAACGTGTGGAAAGTAAGGAAGATGTGGAGAATATCGGCATTCAAAATGGTGATATTGTTGCGTACGATCCGAAAGTAGTCGTTACAGACTCAGGTTTTATAAAATCAAGATTCCTGGATGATAAAGCATCGGTTGCTGTATTGGTCAGCATCTTAAAAATGATGAAACAGGAAGAAGTAACACCTTCGACGAACCTGAAATTTATCTTCTCAACATATGAAGAAGTCGGTCACGGTGCTGCATGGATTCCGGAAGATATTACAGAGCTTTTAGCTGTCGATATGGGATGTATCGGACTTGATCTTGACTGTACCGAATACGATGTGTCGATCTGTGCCAAAGACTCATCAGGACCGTATGATTACGATATGACGACGAAACTGATGAACTTTGCGAAAGATAAAGCACTGAATTACGCGGTAGACATCTATCCGATGTACGGCAGTGATGCATCAGCAGCAATGAGCGGCGGTGCGAACATCAGAGCAGCACTCATCGGACCAGGAGTAGCAAGCAGCCACGGGATGGAACGCACGCATATCGATGCACTTGAAAATACGTTTGAACTGATTTCGGAATACATTCGGAATTAA
- a CDS encoding sugar O-acetyltransferase, which yields MEINTLLLNMKKDGVLKAGSEENAAMREVSAETRKLCAEMNNGAYTDEEIRNYMSGITGHEIDESFSLFVPFTADFGKNIKIGKNVFINSGCRFQDQGGITIGDGSLIGHNVVLATINHDYDPKNRGTMFLKPIVLETNSWIGSNATILPGITIGENSVVAAGSVVTKDVPANTIVAGNPAEFMSNLEDKI from the coding sequence TTGGAAATCAATACACTATTATTAAATATGAAAAAGGATGGAGTGCTTAAGGCTGGTTCAGAAGAGAATGCAGCAATGAGAGAAGTTTCTGCTGAGACCAGAAAACTGTGCGCGGAAATGAATAACGGTGCGTATACTGATGAAGAAATCAGGAACTATATGTCAGGTATTACCGGACATGAAATTGATGAAAGCTTTTCTCTATTTGTGCCGTTTACTGCTGATTTTGGTAAGAATATAAAGATTGGTAAGAATGTGTTCATTAACTCCGGATGCCGCTTTCAGGATCAGGGCGGGATTACAATTGGAGATGGCAGTTTAATCGGCCACAATGTTGTACTTGCAACGATTAATCACGACTATGATCCAAAAAACAGAGGGACGATGTTCTTAAAACCTATTGTACTTGAGACAAATTCATGGATTGGTTCGAACGCAACAATTCTCCCGGGAATTACAATAGGAGAAAACTCAGTTGTCGCAGCTGGTTCGGTCGTTACAAAAGATGTTCCGGCCAACACAATTGTTGCGGGGAATCCTGCGGAATTTATGAGTAATTTGGAAGATAAAATTTAA
- a CDS encoding pentapeptide repeat-containing protein produces MKLKPLKIASELEVVSYESIIEDEDQIFDGIEINDAEFLDTDFGRLISYNSVIKNSNLSNNEFDNADLTDTRFVNCDFSNTVFLGASIHNVEFVNCKMIGVSFDESRIKNVKFFESLLNLSGISESKLENVLFENTRMVTADFFNNKFKNIGFENCDLTEARFVDTPLKGIDISSSHFESLSIKREDLEGCIVSSVQAIQMAALMGLVVKDS; encoded by the coding sequence ATGAAGTTAAAACCACTGAAAATAGCATCTGAACTGGAAGTTGTTTCTTATGAGTCCATTATAGAAGATGAGGATCAGATATTTGATGGTATTGAGATTAACGATGCTGAGTTTCTTGATACTGATTTCGGAAGATTAATCTCCTATAACTCTGTAATTAAGAACAGTAATTTATCGAATAACGAATTTGATAATGCAGATTTAACAGATACACGATTTGTTAACTGTGACTTTTCAAACACAGTATTTTTAGGTGCTTCTATACATAATGTTGAGTTTGTTAACTGCAAAATGATTGGTGTCAGTTTTGATGAGTCCAGAATTAAAAACGTTAAATTTTTTGAGTCACTGTTAAATCTATCGGGGATAAGTGAATCTAAACTTGAGAATGTATTGTTTGAAAATACGAGAATGGTTACAGCAGATTTCTTTAATAATAAATTTAAAAATATTGGCTTTGAAAATTGTGATCTGACTGAAGCAAGATTTGTCGATACACCGCTTAAAGGTATTGATATCAGCTCATCCCATTTTGAGTCATTAAGCATTAAGCGTGAAGATCTGGAAGGCTGTATCGTTTCCAGTGTACAGGCGATTCAGATGGCGGCATTGATGGGACTTGTAGTGAAGGATAGTTAG
- a CDS encoding DUF998 domain-containing protein: MSYIFMGILTVTLLITALVLKDKYEFTKTIGALSWIALSLYFIVEFIVIRASTASYNFLKQPMSDLGVTICGIDTYELAAYEICSPAHLAMNWTFTLTGIAVFTGAIFLHRFWPDNMKTKTATVLLVIFGISYSISGIFPADINFLVHTFASLPGMFVQIPALIIIGRAIKSTMPKLSKWTYFCLVLNLLSLLFIFLQPVFPELPGGLIQRVLYGSVWLWMIVTGIVLLNKSVQRK, translated from the coding sequence ATGTCTTATATATTTATGGGTATATTGACTGTAACGCTTTTAATTACAGCATTAGTATTAAAAGATAAATATGAATTCACAAAAACTATCGGTGCACTGTCTTGGATTGCATTAAGCCTGTATTTTATCGTTGAATTTATTGTGATCAGAGCAAGTACTGCATCGTATAATTTCTTAAAACAGCCGATGAGTGATTTAGGTGTAACTATATGTGGAATAGATACGTATGAGCTCGCTGCTTATGAAATTTGTTCACCGGCTCATCTGGCGATGAACTGGACGTTTACTCTAACTGGCATAGCAGTTTTTACCGGTGCCATTTTTCTTCATCGGTTTTGGCCGGATAACATGAAAACAAAAACAGCGACTGTACTGCTCGTTATTTTCGGGATCAGCTACAGTATTTCAGGGATCTTCCCGGCTGATATAAATTTTTTAGTACACACATTTGCCTCATTGCCGGGAATGTTTGTGCAAATACCTGCTTTAATTATTATTGGACGGGCAATTAAAAGTACAATGCCGAAACTGTCAAAATGGACTTATTTCTGTCTGGTTCTTAATTTATTGAGTCTGCTGTTTATATTTTTACAGCCAGTGTTTCCTGAGCTGCCGGGAGGCTTAATTCAGAGGGTGCTTTATGGTTCAGTCTGGCTGTGGATGATTGTTACAGGAATCGTGCTGCTGAATAAATCAGTTCAACGTAAATAG
- a CDS encoding beta propeller repeat protein, producing MTSIYFTSGSKIISVSGRERDWSINEIETGYDDVRAVAADELAETIYVGTFDDGLFRSRNNGETFEAVGQDVLPKRVMSLHISPVSKRLYVGTEPSELHYSDDDGETWAEMTALQDLPSKSEWSFPPRPDTHHVKDIASGTQDESFVLAGIELGGIMRSVDNGESFEDRKAGSQFDVHNMIIHPDDDNLLYEAGGGGYAWSDDKGESWQIDNEGLGDFTYLVHVAVDPGDKNTVLVSGARGPVSAYMPEREKTEMKVFRKQGDTPWEEITEGLPDSKGTIVTHLLTSPDEPSVFYGVNNKGVYHSVDRGKSWMKVPVEFPEEVTKNKINSACLTN from the coding sequence ATGACTTCAATTTATTTTACTTCAGGATCTAAAATTATCAGTGTTTCAGGACGGGAACGGGACTGGTCGATTAACGAGATAGAGACCGGTTATGATGACGTGCGTGCAGTGGCTGCTGATGAATTGGCCGAAACGATTTACGTGGGAACTTTTGATGACGGGCTGTTCAGAAGCCGTAATAATGGTGAGACCTTTGAAGCTGTTGGGCAGGATGTCTTACCGAAAAGAGTAATGTCACTTCATATCAGTCCTGTTTCAAAACGTTTATATGTCGGAACGGAACCGAGTGAATTGCATTATTCGGATGATGATGGTGAAACATGGGCAGAAATGACTGCACTGCAGGACCTGCCGTCGAAATCAGAGTGGAGTTTCCCGCCTCGTCCTGATACACATCATGTTAAAGATATAGCGAGCGGTACTCAGGATGAGTCATTTGTACTTGCCGGCATTGAGCTCGGCGGTATTATGCGTTCGGTAGATAATGGAGAGTCATTTGAGGACCGTAAAGCAGGTTCTCAATTTGATGTGCATAACATGATTATTCACCCTGACGATGACAATCTGCTTTACGAAGCAGGCGGGGGCGGTTATGCATGGAGTGACGATAAGGGCGAGTCGTGGCAGATTGATAATGAAGGTCTCGGAGACTTCACGTATTTAGTACATGTCGCAGTGGATCCCGGTGATAAAAATACGGTACTTGTTTCCGGTGCAAGAGGACCGGTTTCAGCGTATATGCCTGAGCGAGAAAAGACAGAGATGAAAGTATTCCGTAAACAAGGAGACACGCCGTGGGAGGAAATTACAGAAGGACTGCCTGACAGCAAAGGAACGATTGTCACTCATCTATTGACGTCACCGGATGAACCAAGCGTGTTTTACGGTGTGAATAACAAGGGTGTCTATCACTCAGTCGACCGCGGTAAAAGCTGGATGAAAGTTCCAGTCGAATTTCCGGAAGAAGTGACGAAAAATAAGATTAACTCGGCATGTCTCACTAATTAA